Proteins encoded in a region of the Quercus lobata isolate SW786 chromosome 8, ValleyOak3.0 Primary Assembly, whole genome shotgun sequence genome:
- the LOC115957921 gene encoding uncharacterized protein LOC115957921, which produces MSKSSSSSSTSARLIRGLLLRRLQIAQPNRSFSSCTSTIPNVPSYSAIRNFSSSETRTSLISQSQFQHSKPKPSFSNNTFTFTFKPPHNPNLSFTSTGFRFFSSVNNANFARKVFDKPATALSSAFSRYRQAIGLQFEAFFKRNSLFLFGATAVLLCALLWRIMFGIANTFVGLSEGMAKYGFLALSSAIVAFAGLYIRSRLTINPDKVYRMAMRRLNTSAGILEVMGAPLSGTELRAYVMSGGGLTLKNFKPSLRTKRCFLIFPIRGSERKGLVSVEVKNKKGQYDMKLLAVDIPMASGPDQRLFLIGDEEEYKVGGGLISELRDPVVKAMAATKEFDDLDQIEEEEDAERELQEAERKHREEIEKLEKGGSQ; this is translated from the exons atgtcaaaatcctcttcttcttcttccacctCCGCCAGACTGATCCGAGGTCTTCTTCTGAGGAGGCTCCAAATCGCTCAGCCAAATCGCTCCTTTTCTAGTTGTACATCTACTATTCCGAATGTCCCTTCTTACTCTGCTATTCGTAATTTCTCGTCTTCCGAAACCAGAACCTCCTTGATCTCCCaatctcaatttcaacattctAAACCAAAACCCTCTTTCTCAAACAACACTTTCACTTTCACTTTCAAACCACCTCATAACCCCAATCTCTCTTTCACATCAACTGGGTTTAGGTTCTTCTCTTCTGTCAACAATGCTAACTTCGCCAGAAAGGTCTTCGACAAGCCCGCCACAGCTCTCTCTTCCGCTTTCTCTCGCTACCGCCAGGCCATTGGTTTGCAATTTGAGGCTTTCTTTAAGagaaactctctctttctctttggggCCACTGCCGTTTTACTCTGTGCTTTGCTCTGGAGGATTATGTTCGGCATAGCTAATACCTTCGTTGGCCTCTCCGAAGGCATGGCCAAGTATGGCTTTCTCGCCCTCTCTTCTGCTATCGTCGCTTTTGCT GGCCTTTATATCCGCTCAAGATTAACAATCAATCCTGATAAAGTTTATAGAATGGCCATGAGGAGGCTTAATACGTCTGCTGGGATCCTTGAGGTTATGGGTGCCCCTCTTTCTGGAACAGAATTGAGAGCCTATGTTATGTCAGGAGGAGGGCTTACACTGAAGAACTTCAAGCCTAGTCTTAGGACCAAAAGGTGTTTTCTCATCTTCCCAATACGAGGTTCTGAGCGAAAGGGTCTTGTCAGTGTTGAAGTCAAGAATAAAAAAGGCCAG TATGATATGAAGCTATTGGCAGTTGACATTCCCATGGCATCAGGACCTGACCAGCGATTATTCCTGATTGGAGATGAGGAAGAGTACAAGGTTGGGGGCGGGCTAATATCTGAGCTAAGAGATCCTGTAGTGAAAGCAATGGCAGCAACCAAGGAGTTTGATGATCTTGATCAAATTGAAGAAGAGGAGGATGCTGAAAGAGAACTTCAGGAGGCAGAAAGGAAGCACCGTGAAGAAATCGAGAAGCTTGAAAAAGGTGGCTCACAGTAA